One genomic region from Sulfuriflexus mobilis encodes:
- a CDS encoding BON domain-containing protein, producing the protein MNKGFGKMTTRLLILSSVIMIMGLSGCAGALVGNTQPGTYQGSNTDRSHAQISTDGAITSSIRSRYRSDSLLSAADIQVSTYRNVVTLYGQVASRRIADRAVGIARGVSGVSRVVSKLSVAP; encoded by the coding sequence ATGAACAAGGGGTTTGGCAAGATGACAACACGTTTACTCATACTAAGTAGTGTAATTATGATCATGGGCCTGAGCGGTTGCGCAGGTGCCCTGGTGGGTAACACACAACCGGGGACGTATCAGGGGTCGAACACGGATCGCAGTCATGCACAAATCAGTACAGACGGTGCCATCACCTCGAGCATCCGCTCACGTTATCGCAGTGATAGTCTGCTCAGTGCAGCGGACATCCAGGTGAGTACTTATCGTAATGTCGTTACCCTCTATGGGCAGGTCGCCAGTCGTCGCATCGCCGATCGTGCAGTGGGTATTGCCCGTGGGGTTAGCGGTGTCAGCCGGGTGGTGTCGAAGCTGTCCGTTGCCCCCTAG
- a CDS encoding hydantoinase B/oxoprolinase family protein: MDAVELTLFASRIEAVCEEMGARLQCAAFSPNIKDRLDFSCAVFDAAGELCAQAAHIPVHLGSMAFAMRDIVAEVDWHVGDMVVLNDPFFGGTHLPDVTLIAPLFIDGQLMAFVVNRAHHADIGADSPGSMPISHSLQEEGLIIPPSKLLRGGNIDEDLFRHIIGHLQHEQQARGDFAAQISANQAGLARLQELVSGLGRESFAQGLVELNDYAERLARSALSDIPDGVYRFEDVMDDDGLGHEDLPIIATLTVSGDDIAVDFTGTAAQTPGNINCPLSVAAAGVYYVFRCLMPAHTPACAGSFRSIRLSAPAGCLLNAKRPAAVAAGNVETSTRVVDVIMGALAQAIPQRIPAASHGSMNNIAMGARGEQPWDYYETLGGGMGAGQQGGGLSAVQTHMTNTLNTPIEVLEMHYPLRINRYAVREGSGGSGQHRGGDGLVREYEFLAPTSVTLLTERRRHRPWGVADGEAGQAGENRYNDKIVAGKVSLWVAAGDRIRISTPGGGGWGKP, translated from the coding sequence ATGGATGCCGTTGAACTGACTTTATTTGCCAGCCGTATCGAGGCCGTCTGCGAGGAGATGGGCGCACGCCTGCAATGTGCGGCCTTCTCACCGAATATAAAAGACCGTCTGGATTTTTCCTGTGCTGTGTTCGATGCCGCGGGTGAGTTATGCGCACAGGCCGCGCATATCCCGGTGCACCTGGGCAGCATGGCCTTTGCCATGCGCGATATCGTCGCCGAGGTGGATTGGCATGTCGGTGACATGGTCGTGCTCAACGACCCCTTCTTTGGTGGCACCCACCTGCCCGATGTGACCCTGATTGCACCGCTATTTATTGATGGGCAGTTAATGGCCTTCGTCGTCAACCGTGCCCACCATGCCGACATCGGTGCCGACTCGCCCGGCTCGATGCCGATCAGCCACAGCCTGCAGGAAGAGGGGTTGATCATCCCACCGTCAAAATTGCTGCGTGGCGGCAATATTGATGAAGACCTGTTTAGGCACATTATCGGTCACCTGCAGCACGAACAGCAGGCGCGCGGCGATTTCGCTGCACAGATCAGTGCCAACCAGGCCGGTCTTGCCCGCCTGCAGGAACTCGTTAGCGGCCTGGGTCGCGAGTCTTTTGCGCAGGGGTTGGTGGAACTGAATGACTATGCCGAACGCCTGGCACGGAGTGCCTTGAGTGACATCCCCGATGGTGTGTACCGCTTCGAGGACGTCATGGATGATGACGGCCTCGGCCATGAAGATTTGCCGATTATCGCCACGCTTACGGTTAGCGGTGATGACATCGCAGTGGATTTTACCGGCACGGCCGCGCAGACGCCGGGCAACATCAACTGCCCCTTGTCGGTCGCCGCGGCCGGGGTCTACTACGTGTTTCGTTGCCTGATGCCGGCGCATACGCCGGCCTGTGCCGGCAGCTTTCGCAGTATCCGCCTCAGCGCGCCGGCAGGTTGTTTGCTCAATGCGAAGCGCCCGGCCGCGGTCGCGGCAGGCAATGTCGAGACCAGCACGCGGGTGGTCGATGTCATTATGGGGGCACTGGCGCAGGCAATCCCGCAGCGCATCCCGGCGGCCAGTCACGGCAGTATGAACAACATCGCCATGGGCGCACGCGGCGAGCAGCCGTGGGACTATTACGAGACCCTCGGCGGCGGCATGGGCGCGGGTCAGCAGGGCGGTGGCCTGAGTGCCGTGCAAACGCATATGACCAACACGCTGAATACACCCATCGAGGTGTTGGAGATGCACTATCCCTTGCGTATTAATCGTTACGCGGTCCGAGAGGGGTCGGGGGGTAGCGGGCAGCACCGGGGTGGTGATGGCCTGGTGCGTGAATATGAATTTTTGGCACCGACTTCGGTAACCTTGCTGACGGAACGGCGGCGGCATCGTCCCTGGGGCGTGGCCGACGGCGAGGCAGGACAGGCCGGTGAGAACCGTTACAATGATAAGATTGTGGCGGGTAAGGTCAGCCTGTGGGTTGCAGCCGGTGACAGGATCCGCATCAGCACGCCGGGTGGCGGTGGTTGGGGTAAGCCATGA